The DNA window CAGTACCAGCGTCGGGGCTTTGGCCGCCTGCTGCTCAACGCGGTGATCGAACAGCTGGAGAGCCGCGGCGTAGTCACGCTGTGGCTGGAGGTTCGCGCTTCCAACCAGGCGGCGATCGCGCTGTATGAAGATCTCGGTTTTAACGAGGTCACCGTGCGCCGCAATTATTACCCGAGCGCCCACGGCCGCGAAGACGCGATCGTGATGGCGCTGCCGCTGGCGTAATCCGCCTGGCCGGAAAAAGCATTGATTGTCACCGGTTGGCAAATCGGCGAAAATGCCCGGCTGTTATCTTTTATTCACCGCTTTGCCCGGCGCCGCGATCGGCGCGTTCTGATGATGTCGCAGGGCGGACTAACCGTAGAACCTGAAAACCATGTCTCCTAGTGAATTTGCCCGCGAAGTCTCTAAAAGAAGAACTTTCGCCATCATCTCGCACCCCGATGCCGGTAAAACCACCATTACCGAAAAAGTGCTGCTGTTCGGACAGGCGATCCAGACCGCCGGTACGGTAAAAGGCCGCGGCTCCAGCCAGCACGCCAAATCCGACTGGATGGAAATGGAAAAGCAGCGTGGGATCTCGATCACCACCTCCGTGATGCAGTTCCCGTACCGCGACAGTCTGGTCAACCTGCTGGATACTCCGGGGCACGAAGACTTCTCCGAAGATACTTATCGTACGCTGACCGCCGTCGACTGCTGTCTGATGGTGATCGATGCCGCCAAGGGCGTTGAGGATCGTACCCGTAAGCTGATGGAAGTGACCCGTCTGCGCGATACGCCGATCCTGACCTTCATGAACAAACTGGACCGCGACATCCGCGATCCGATGGAAGTGATGGATGAAGTCGAGCGCGAACTGAAGATCGCCTGCTCGCCTATCACCTGGCCGATCGGCTGCGGCAAACTGTTCAAGGGCGTTTACCACCTGTACAAGGATGAAACCTACCTGTACCAGACCGGTAAAGGCCACACCATTCAGGAAGTGCGCATCGTCAAAGGCCTGAGCAACCCGGAGCTGGATGCGGCGGTAGGCGAAGATCTGGCGGCGCAGCTGCGCGATGAGCTGGAGCTGGTGCAGGGCGCTTCCCACGAGTTCGATCAGGAAGCTTTCCTGAGCGGTGAGCTGACCCCGGTATTCTTCGGTACCGCACTCGGTAACTTCGGCGTGGATCACATGCTGGACGGCCTGGTGGCCTGGGCGCCGGCACCGATGCCGCGCAAAACCGATACCCGCGAAGTGACGGCGGCGGAAGAGAAATTCACCGGCTTCGTGTTCAAGATCCAGGCCAACATGGATCCGAAACACCGTGACCGCGTGGCCTTTATGCGCGTGGTTTCCGGCCGCTACGAGAAGGGCATGAAGCTGCGCCAGGTGCGCACCGGCAAAGACGTGGTGATCTCCGACGCGCTGACCTTTATGGCCGGCGACCGTTCGCACGTGGAAGAAGCCTATCCGGGCGACATCATCGGCCTGCACAACCACGGCACCATTCAGATCGGCGATACCTTCACCCAGGGTGAAGACATGAAGTTCACCGGTATCCCGAACTTCGCGCCGGAACTGTTCCGCCGCATTCGCCTGCGCGATCCGCTGAAGCAGAAACAGCTGCTGAAGGGGCTGGTGCAGCTGTCCGAAGAGGGCGCGGTGCAGGTGTTCCGTCCGATCGCCAATAACGATCTGATCGTCGGCGCGGTCGGGGTGCTGCAGTTCGACGTGGTGGTGGCGCGTTTGAAGAGCGAGTACAACGTGGAAGCGCTGTATGAATCGGTCAACGTGTCGACGGCGCGCTGGGTCGAGTGCGACGACGTGAAGAAGTTCGAAGAGTTTAAGCGCAAGAACGAGCTCAACCTGGCGCTGGACGGTGGGGACAACCTGTCCTACATCGCGCCGACCATGGTGAACCTCAACCTGACGCAGGAACGCTATCCTGACGTGACCTTCCGCAAGACGCGCGAACACTGATTGCTCGGCAGGGCGCCCAGTGCGCCCTGCACGTTTCCTCCATCCTCACTGCGCTAATTAATAAACCTTCCTCATATTTTATCCTGCGAACCGCTATCGCCAGGCGATGTTCGTTCGGCCTGCGTTTTCCGTCTGATGGTCTATCTTTAACGAGATGTCCGCACATTGCTTGAGAGTAAATCACTGTAATACGTTATTTGTTTGGTGAGTTATTCTGATGTGTTGCCGATTGGAGATAGTCAGTGTCTTTAAATATCAATGAGATAGCTATATTTCAGTTTTGTGTAACTTAGCCTGTCGTCAATAGACGACAGTTTTTTGATTAAAAATCCGACTGAAATATTTTTCTATTTGATAATTAAGGTATTTCTTGAGTTGGCACGGCTGTTGCAATATTCCTGTCGTGAACGCTTAATCGTATAGCGATGATGAAGTATTTACCGAGAAGGCCGCGTGAAGGTGGCCGCAGGGTTCCGGCGCTCTGGCGCTACGGGCCCCCAACAAAAGGAAGAGATCGATGAAAAAGACCAAATTTGCACACTCGCTGATGGCTGTCGTATTGGGTTCTGTTTTGGTAAGCGGCAGTGCGCTGGCCGAAGACAGTCTGCTCAACAAGGCGTCTAACGCCGCGGATAGTGCCGGTGCCAAAATCGATAGCTCCATGAAAAAAGTTGATGGTTACATGGATGACAGCGCGATAACGGCTAAAGTTAAAAGTGCGTTGGTGGAAGATAAGACCATCAAAAGCGCCGACATTTCGGTGAAGACCGAAAAAGGCACCGTGATCCTGAGCGGGTTCGTCGGCAGCCAGGCGCAGGCGGAGCATGCGGTCGCGGTCGCCGGTAAGGTGGAAGGCGTCAAGACCGTCAGCGACAAGCTGCACGTGAAAGATGAAGCCAACCAGTCGATCAAATCGTATGCCGGCGACACCGCCACCACCAGCGAGCTGAAAGCCAAGCTGTTGGCCGATGACATCGTGCCGTCGCGCAATGTGAAAGTGGAAACCACCGATGGCGTGGTGCAGCTGTCCGGTGAGGTGAAAACGCAGGCGCAGTCTGAACGTGCGGAAAGCATCGCCAAGGCCATCGACGGCGTGAAAAGCGTGAAAAACGACCTGGTGGTCAAGCAGTAACCCCGCCAGGCGCCCGTAACAAGCAACAACAAGCCACATCTGTCGGGCCGTGAAGGCGGCCCGGCATGTACCACCAAAAAAAGAAACTGATTTGCCGCCGACGTCCCGTTGTCGGGGCGGTAGGCAGCAGCGAATTTTTCACAATGGTAAGGAGAAGCTTATGTTTCGTTGGGGCATTATCTTTTTAGTTATCGCGCTTATCGCTGCGGCGTTAGGGTTCGGTTCGTTGGCGGGCACTGCTGCCTGGGCGGCTAAAATCGTGTTCGTCGTCGGTATCATCCTGTTCCTGGTCAGCCTGTTCACCGGCCGTCGGCGCCCTTAGCCGGCCGGCTTTTTCCTGCAAACTGTAACAAAGCTTAATTCCTTTTCTCACGTCGGGGAGGGCCGGCCATGAACAGCGACATCATCGTCGGGCGCTGGAAACAGCTGAAAGGCCAGGTATGGCAGGCATTGGCCGAATGGTCCGGCAGCGATTGCGCCTGGCTGGCCGGCAGTAATGATTTCCTCGCCGGTGTGCTGCAAGAGGATTACGGAAGAGAGCGAGACGCGGTATCCTCGGAGAAAACGTCTCACTGAGGATGCCAAGTTGGGATACAGAATACCCATCACGCTCGGCAATATAGAACCGCTGGCGTCTAAACCCTTTCGGCCAGGCAAGATGGCGCTGGTCTGCGAAGGCGGCGGCCAGCGCGGCATTTTCACCGCCGGCGTGCTGGACGAGTTTCAGCGCGCGGGCTTTAACCCTTTCGACCTGATGATCGGCACATCGGCCGGCGCCCAGAATCTGTCTGCCTATATCTGCGGGCAGATGGGCTACGCGCGCCGGGTGATCACCCGTTACACCACCTCGGCCCAATTCTTCAATCCGCTGCGCTTCGTGCGCGGCGGGCATCTGATCGATCTCGATTGGCTGGTTGATACGGCGGCGGCACAGATGCCGCTGGCGATGGACGTGGCGGAACAGCATCTTACCGACGGACGCGAGTTCCTGCTGTGTGCCTGTCGCAGCGACGATTTCGAACCGACCTATCTGCCGGCGCAGCGCGAACGCTGGCTGCCGGCCATCAAGGCATCCAGCGCCATTCCCGGTTTTTATCGCCAGGGCGTGGAGCTGGACGGCATCAGCTACCAGGATGGCGGCATCAGCGATGCGATCCCGGTGGAAGAGGCCTATCGTCGCGGTGCCGACACCATCGTGGTGATCCGCACCGTACCTTCGCAGATGTACTACACCCCGCAGTGGATGAAGCGCATGGAGCACTGGCTGAGCGACAGCAGCCTGCAGCAGATGGTGCGCATCCTGCAGCATCACGAGCAAAGCTATCACCGCATCCAGCGCTTTATCGAGAAGCCGCCGGGCAAGCTGCGCATCTTCGAAATTTTTCCGCCGAAACCGCTGGCCAGCAATGCGCTGGGCAGCCGACTGGGGTCGCTCAATCAGGATTATCACCTGGGGCGCCGCTGCGGCCGTTACTTCCTGGCCACCGTCGGCCAGTGGATGGCGCAGCCGGAGCCGGACGGCATGAAGGTGAAAAAAACGCTGTCGCGCCGCCTGATCCAGCCGGAGAACGTCAGAATGCCTTCGCCGATCGTGACCGACATCGTCATGCCGCCCGATCTGGCAGCGCAGCCGGAGGCCGCCGTGGCGGCACCGAAGATCATTCTGCCGGGCGATTTGCCGCCGGGTGAAGGGGGCGCGCTGTGAGTTACGCCTTTACCGATACCCACTGCCATTTCGATTTTCCGCCCTTTACCGGGCATGAGGCCGAGAGCCTGACGCGGGCGGCAAGCGCCGGCGTGC is part of the Serratia marcescens genome and encodes:
- the rimI gene encoding ribosomal protein S18-alanine N-acetyltransferase, giving the protein MNTISTLTAADLATAFTIEQASHAFPWTETTFASNQGDRYLNLKLNADGEMAGFAITQIVLDEATLFNIAIHPQYQRRGFGRLLLNAVIEQLESRGVVTLWLEVRASNQAAIALYEDLGFNEVTVRRNYYPSAHGREDAIVMALPLA
- a CDS encoding DUF1328 domain-containing protein encodes the protein MFRWGIIFLVIALIAAALGFGSLAGTAAWAAKIVFVVGIILFLVSLFTGRRRP
- a CDS encoding patatin-like phospholipase family protein, translating into MGYRIPITLGNIEPLASKPFRPGKMALVCEGGGQRGIFTAGVLDEFQRAGFNPFDLMIGTSAGAQNLSAYICGQMGYARRVITRYTTSAQFFNPLRFVRGGHLIDLDWLVDTAAAQMPLAMDVAEQHLTDGREFLLCACRSDDFEPTYLPAQRERWLPAIKASSAIPGFYRQGVELDGISYQDGGISDAIPVEEAYRRGADTIVVIRTVPSQMYYTPQWMKRMEHWLSDSSLQQMVRILQHHEQSYHRIQRFIEKPPGKLRIFEIFPPKPLASNALGSRLGSLNQDYHLGRRCGRYFLATVGQWMAQPEPDGMKVKKTLSRRLIQPENVRMPSPIVTDIVMPPDLAAQPEAAVAAPKIILPGDLPPGEGGAL
- the osmY gene encoding molecular chaperone OsmY, translated to MKKTKFAHSLMAVVLGSVLVSGSALAEDSLLNKASNAADSAGAKIDSSMKKVDGYMDDSAITAKVKSALVEDKTIKSADISVKTEKGTVILSGFVGSQAQAEHAVAVAGKVEGVKTVSDKLHVKDEANQSIKSYAGDTATTSELKAKLLADDIVPSRNVKVETTDGVVQLSGEVKTQAQSERAESIAKAIDGVKSVKNDLVVKQ
- a CDS encoding CsbD family protein, whose product is MNSDIIVGRWKQLKGQVWQALAEWSGSDCAWLAGSNDFLAGVLQEDYGRERDAVSSEKTSH
- the prfC gene encoding peptide chain release factor 3; amino-acid sequence: MSPSEFAREVSKRRTFAIISHPDAGKTTITEKVLLFGQAIQTAGTVKGRGSSQHAKSDWMEMEKQRGISITTSVMQFPYRDSLVNLLDTPGHEDFSEDTYRTLTAVDCCLMVIDAAKGVEDRTRKLMEVTRLRDTPILTFMNKLDRDIRDPMEVMDEVERELKIACSPITWPIGCGKLFKGVYHLYKDETYLYQTGKGHTIQEVRIVKGLSNPELDAAVGEDLAAQLRDELELVQGASHEFDQEAFLSGELTPVFFGTALGNFGVDHMLDGLVAWAPAPMPRKTDTREVTAAEEKFTGFVFKIQANMDPKHRDRVAFMRVVSGRYEKGMKLRQVRTGKDVVISDALTFMAGDRSHVEEAYPGDIIGLHNHGTIQIGDTFTQGEDMKFTGIPNFAPELFRRIRLRDPLKQKQLLKGLVQLSEEGAVQVFRPIANNDLIVGAVGVLQFDVVVARLKSEYNVEALYESVNVSTARWVECDDVKKFEEFKRKNELNLALDGGDNLSYIAPTMVNLNLTQERYPDVTFRKTREH